The sequence below is a genomic window from Chlamydiales bacterium.
TTAATATAACGATGTTTCGTGTGAGATAAAGTAATGTTTATTATGTTATTTTTTAATTTTTACTGGTATAATAGATGGATATTTTTAATATGAGGCGCGAATTATGGCAATTGTATGCAGACCTGAAAATCAAATTGAGATGGGAATATTTACACCAATAGACATGTGGGATCACGTTGCGGGCTACCTCGAGATACAGGAGCTATGTGAGGTGCTGGACCCAGCCCTTCCCGACACTGAGAAGAGCAAAGTCTTCAAAATACTGGTGCAAGGCTCGCAGGCTGGATGGGATAGAAACCTGCTCATCTTCTGGTCGGCGATCTCGTATAGTACTCAAGATGATAGACCTGGTGATGTAGGATCGACGGGGACTCGCCTGGCTGAGGTTGTTGCCTCAAGACCTGCGTACTTAAGTGCCGAAGATCTAACATTTGCAACCACCTACATCGACTCACGCAGCATAGCTCTCTGCCCAAATACAGCGGAGTCTGCTGCGAGGGTTCGGAGTCTACTTAATAACCCAGGTCTCCAAGAAGCGGTCTTTAACAGGATTGCACATATAGATTACAGACGCTACCGGACTGGCATCCATACTCAGCCCATGACACTTGTTGTCCCTGAGCTCTCTCTTTTAAGAAATGTCTACTGGCTGAATTTTGGAAACACTGAGCAGTTTGTTCGCCGTCCCGTCGATCTACGCTCCCTCACAAATTTAGAGAGGGTAGACCTTCGCTACTCTCGCCTTAGAGTAGAAGATCTACAGGTCGGCCAGAGAGTTTGGGTTATTAACGAAGAGTGTGGAAACAACGAGTACAAGAGAGCAAAGCCAGCAATTCTTCCTCCTCTATTTAGCTTTAGCGCCTACCTGACTCGAGAGCTTACAGAGTATCGCGGCAGCGGAAGCGCGCTTCTCGCAAGAATAGGCTTCGAGCTCTGCTACCTAGGACTCATGGTCGCCTCAGCAGTCGAAACGCTTGTGCGCGGCATACTCACAGCTCCTGGCTTTCTCTTTGGAGTCCTTCTGAGAGAGATAGATTGCGGAGATGATGCTCTAGATTTTCTGATGGATATGACACTCAATGGGGCACACGCCTCTGCGGTCAATACGCTCGCCTGCGGAAGTGCGCTCTATTCCAACCTCGCAACAGACGAAGCAATCCGCTACGAACACCTCTAGCCTTTGAGGACGAGGCCTGGCTTGAGGCGGGCGACCATGTTGGCAAGGCCGGCTTCTTGAACGGCTTGAGCAACTAGATCGACATCCTTGTAGGCGTCTGGCATCTCTTCTGTGATCGTTCTTTTTGAGGTCGCCATCACGGTGACCCCCTGATCTTTCATGTAGTGTATAGGATCTCTTCCCTTCCAAGACTCGGACGATTTAACTCGGCTGCGCGCTCTGCCAGCACCATGGCAGCAGCTGCACCAGGTCTTTGTATTTCCAAGGCCTGCGAGAAGGTAGCTCGCTCTTCCCATATCGCCTGGGACGAGGACTGGCTGGCCCGTCTTTTGGAAGAGGGGAGCAAGTTCCTTAGCGCCTGGGCCAAACGCCCGCGTCGCCCCTTTGCGGTGGATGCAGAGGCGCTGCATCTTCCCATTCACTTCGTAGCTCTCAAATTTAGCGATGTTGTGGCAGACATCGTAAAGAAGGCGCACCTCTCCCTCCTGGATATTGAGAACCTCTTTAAAGGCCTGTCTCGCTTTATGGAGGATCTGCTGGCGGTTATTAAAGGCGAAGTTGGCAGCAGCTGCCATGGCAGAGAAGTAGTTTCTTCCCAGCTCGCTTGTGATGGGCGCGGCAACGAGCTGCCTGTCTGGAAGCCCCTCTGCATAGCCTGCGCGAATAAAGCTGTCTAATGAGTCTTGGCACACCTGATGTCCAAAGCCGCGCGAGCCCGAGTGGATGAGTAGGTAGGCTTGACCCTCTTCGATCTTCCACTGCTTGGCGACCTCAGGAAGAAAGATCTTTTCGATCTTGCCGATCTCCACAAAGTGGTTTCCAGAGCCGATGGTCCCTAGCTGATCTCTGCCGCGCAGCTTCGCCGTTTGAGAGACAAATGAGGGATCCGCGCCTTCAATCAACCCATGGCTCTCCATATATTCTAAGTCGATAGGAAGGCCAAGTCCGCGCTCGACGGACCAGCGCGCTCCCTGCACGAGCAGCTTTTTGTAGTCATTGTCTGTGAGCGCAGCCCTCTCCCGATCTCCTCGGCCCACACCTGAGGGGACGTGCGAAAAGATCTGCTGTAGAAGCTGATGCTTCGTCTTCTCAGACCAGTTGTCATACTTATCGTTAATCAGAGCAAGGCGGACGCCGCAGTTAATATCATATCCTACGCCCCCAGGGCTGATGACTCCCGACTCTGCATCCATCGCAGCCACACCTCCGATCGGAAAGCCGTAGCCCCAGTGAATGTCTGGCATGGCGATGCTGTAGCCTACAATTCCCGGCAGATGGGCTACATTGCGCACCTGATCTAGCGGTTTTTGAAATTCTGCCTCTTCAATGAGCTGTTCCGTAGCGATGATGAGGCCCGGAACGCGCATCTCTCCCTCTTGCGGAAGGAGATAAGTCGCAGGCCCAATTTTTTTTAGGTTATACATCGACGATCATCTCCCACTCTAAAATTTGGGCGCTGGATGTTTTAAGATTGCCATGGAAGCTAACCGCTTTAAATGGGATGCCGATCTCGATATCGGTCCTTGCGATCAGCCTATTCAGCGCCATCACGATCTCGTCAAGCGTATCTGCACTCTCGGGAGCAAAGAAGGAGAGAAGAGGAGGAAATTTAAACGCGAGCGCCATCTGCGCGTGAAGGTGAATCTCGCGCACGCTCTCTCCGCGGATAAGAAATGCGATGTCGGCTGTGTGTTCAAACTCTTCAAAGGGAAGAAGAAGAGGGTGGCTCCAGAGAGGTTGGTAGGTTAAATTTCCGACGCTTTCGTAAAGGTGGATGCCAGTTAAAATTAGAGGAAAGTTGCAAGGCAACTTCTTCCACTCTTCAATAGAAAATGGCTCGCGAGCAAGAGTGACGTGCGGCGAAAAGGCTCTTCTCTCTTTTTTGTAGCCGTGCTCAGAGAGCCAGCCTGCGAGCTCTCTTTGAAAGCTTGCAACCTCCTCTCCATGACTTAACCAATTGATGTGTCCCGCAGCGACGTGAGGGTTCTCTTCAGGAAAGAAGAGCACATTGTCGCACTTTCCAACGGCGCCGATGCGAAAGGAGGGGAGGGGCGCGGAAGGAAGAATTTGCTGCAGTGCAGGTAGCGAGGCTCTTCCTAAAAAAGAGAGGGTCATGTGGCGCTCCCTCTCTTTTAATATCCGTCCATGAGGAAGCTCTCTTGGCCAGGCAGCCTCGATCGACGCCCCAAAAAAGAGGCGTCTCTCCTCAGTAGCTAAGGATAAATCCAAAGTTCACCTTGCTGATTTTTGGATCTTCGAACTCGGTTCTGTGGAGCTTAAATCCCCAGTCTAAGCGGAAGGAGAGATAGGGGTTGATCGTGTAGCGCAGGCCTGGACCCGCTCCGAGGAGAAATTCACTCTTCTTCTGCCCCGGTGCAGCTTTGTGGTCGCTTCCAATTGCATAGTCGACAAAGCCTAGAACGATGAGCTCATCGCCCACTTTTCTAAATAGATGGAAAGGGAAGGACCAGAACTCGAAGTTGAAGATGAAGGCGTTGTCGACGTTCACTTCGCGCTCGTTATATCCACGCACCGTGTTGAATCCGCCGAGTCCATACTGCTCGCTTGGAAGCAGGTTCTTGTTGGCGAGCTGGCCGCGCAAGAGCACCGAGAGCGCAAGGTTTGCAGGGAAGTGGTAGACGTCGCCAAGCGTGAACTTTCCGTAGACATAACGATTTTTTGCATCGGGGCGCAGGTTGTCGAAGTCGGAGTTGCTCTGATTGGGGAAGATCTTGCCTGGAGACCAGAAGAGTTCAGTTGAAAATGAAAATTTGTGGTGGCCCGTCTCTTTTCCCCAGTTAAATCCGCCGACTAGCTGCGAGATGTTCACTGTTTTTGTGATGATCGGGATCGTATCGTCGCTCACGAACTCCAAGTTGTTGTTCGTATTTTTGAAGTCGAAGCCGACTACCCACTCTTTGAGGGAGGAGCGGTAGAGTTTTCCCCAGGGCATCTGATAGCGCGCGCTCGCCTGGCTGCTGTGCCCATGGCTCTTAAAGTCGCCGAAGTGGGTGTCTTTAGAACTTAGGTCTGGATGAACAGATCCATATCCTCCAAAGAGCAGTAGAATATGCCGCCAAGGCAGGGGAGCGTTGTAGCTAATCGTGTGGGACTGGAAGTCGTGAAAATCGGAAGAGGTGGTGTACTGGTAGTTTAACTGATGGTCGCAGAAGAAGGCGTTTCCCCAATTGAAGCCCGCAAACCAGCGCTCATTTCCTGTCGCATCGTTACCCGTGTTGTCTCCACCGGTGTAGAATCTTGCGGGGAAGCGGTCTTTTGTCACCAGCTCGATGTCGGTGGTTCCAAACGCCTCTCCAGGTGTGAAGAGGATGTCGGTGCGCCTAAATGGGTTCTTGTTCATCCAGGTGACATCGGTGAGAAGCGAGTCGTTTGTAATCGCATCTCCCGGCTCGATATCCAGATAGCTTTCGATGAGCTTGTTTTTAAACCAGCGGTTGCCCTTGCAGACCACCTTCCCCAGCTTTCCCTCGATCACTACCACTTCGACCACACCATCAGAGATCTCCTGTTCTGGGATCATCACGGTGACTACGGGCCTGCTGTTTTCTCGGTAGTAGGTGATGATGGTCCGCTTGATCTCAACAAGAAGCTCGGGCGTAAGAGATTTTCCGACGGCTAAATCTGCTAAGAGCTTCTCCAGCTTCTGGCCTTTGCCGGGTAGTTTCAAGTCGTGAACCAGTACGCCCTCAGCCGGGGGAAGCTCACTCTTTTCTGTGGGCTTGGGCACGAGAATAAGCGCCCTGATCACAGGGGCATGACTCTCCTGAAGGAGAGGTTCGTCTGCATAGAAAGCAATAGGACTTGTCAGCATAAATGCCGCAAGTAGTAGATTAGAGGAGTTCACCTAAGTTCCCATTGCAGTTAATAAATCTCTTCTCAAGCATGCGGTATGATTTGTCTGGAAGAATCTCTGGGCTAGATAGAGAGTCGGAAGGCTCAAGTTTTTCGTAACCCTGCTTATTATAGCGCTCCCAGAATACCTTCTTGGTGTAGTAAAAGTCGTCAAAGTATTTCAGGTTTTGCAGGAACTCGTAGGTCGCTGTGTTGAAGAGGTCGGTAACGCGCGAGCTCACCCATACGTCCTTATAAAAAATAGTGAAGGGGACGCCTCCTGAAAAGCTGTAGAAGTAGGTCCCCCACGACTCTTCTGACGTCGAGATATACTCTGCGCCTGGATAGTAGGAGACCAGATTTAATACCCCCTCAATGATGTTATTCGACTGCTTTGCAGTAAATAGCCTGAGGGTTCCTCCCTGCATCCGCGTGTTAGGACCCATCAGAACGCCGCCAGGCCCCACTTGAGGTGGAACCGGAAAGTCGTTATCGACTACAACAGTCACATCTTTTGTAGCGCCAATTCCTGCATATCCGCTTCCCGTCGAGTTCAGCGAGAGGTGTCTGCCGCTTACTAAAGAGAGGTTGTTTTTAGAAAAGACAAACGCCCTAGCAGCGCTCTCTTTTCCTCCGAGAAATACCGCATCTCTGCCCGCCATGAGTGTGATGTTGCCGCTCGAGTTGATCTGTGCAACGCGCGTATCAGAGGCGGTTAAGAGGA
It includes:
- a CDS encoding ShlB/FhaC/HecB family hemolysin secretion/activation protein — encoded protein: MNSSNLLLAAFMLTSPIAFYADEPLLQESHAPVIRALILVPKPTEKSELPPAEGVLVHDLKLPGKGQKLEKLLADLAVGKSLTPELLVEIKRTIITYYRENSRPVVTVMIPEQEISDGVVEVVVIEGKLGKVVCKGNRWFKNKLIESYLDIEPGDAITNDSLLTDVTWMNKNPFRRTDILFTPGEAFGTTDIELVTKDRFPARFYTGGDNTGNDATGNERWFAGFNWGNAFFCDHQLNYQYTTSSDFHDFQSHTISYNAPLPWRHILLLFGGYGSVHPDLSSKDTHFGDFKSHGHSSQASARYQMPWGKLYRSSLKEWVVGFDFKNTNNNLEFVSDDTIPIITKTVNISQLVGGFNWGKETGHHKFSFSTELFWSPGKIFPNQSNSDFDNLRPDAKNRYVYGKFTLGDVYHFPANLALSVLLRGQLANKNLLPSEQYGLGGFNTVRGYNEREVNVDNAFIFNFEFWSFPFHLFRKVGDELIVLGFVDYAIGSDHKAAPGQKKSEFLLGAGPGLRYTINPYLSFRLDWGFKLHRTEFEDPKISKVNFGFILSY
- a CDS encoding RtcB family protein encodes the protein MYNLKKIGPATYLLPQEGEMRVPGLIIATEQLIEEAEFQKPLDQVRNVAHLPGIVGYSIAMPDIHWGYGFPIGGVAAMDAESGVISPGGVGYDINCGVRLALINDKYDNWSEKTKHQLLQQIFSHVPSGVGRGDRERAALTDNDYKKLLVQGARWSVERGLGLPIDLEYMESHGLIEGADPSFVSQTAKLRGRDQLGTIGSGNHFVEIGKIEKIFLPEVAKQWKIEEGQAYLLIHSGSRGFGHQVCQDSLDSFIRAGYAEGLPDRQLVAAPITSELGRNYFSAMAAAANFAFNNRQQILHKARQAFKEVLNIQEGEVRLLYDVCHNIAKFESYEVNGKMQRLCIHRKGATRAFGPGAKELAPLFQKTGQPVLVPGDMGRASYLLAGLGNTKTWCSCCHGAGRARSRVKSSESWKGRDPIHYMKDQGVTVMATSKRTITEEMPDAYKDVDLVAQAVQEAGLANMVARLKPGLVLKG